In Notamacropus eugenii isolate mMacEug1 chromosome 1, mMacEug1.pri_v2, whole genome shotgun sequence, one genomic interval encodes:
- the ARSI gene encoding arylsulfatase I, whose protein sequence is MAVSAITGFSLVSLLSFGYLSWDWVKPGHQADGPRASGDKPVPSPSQSASPPPPHIIFILTDDQGYHDVGYHGSDIQTPTLDRLAAEGVKLENYYIQPICTPSRSQLLTGRYQIHTGLQHSIIRPRQPSCLPLDQVTLPQKLQEVGYSTHMVGKWHLGFYKKACLPTRRGFDTFLGSLTGNVDYYTYDNCDGPGVCGYDLHEGESVAWEQSGQYSTLLYAQRASQILASHSPRQPLFLYVAFQAVHTPLQSPREYLYRYRTMGNVSRRKYAAMVTCMDEAVRNITWALKRYGYYDNSIIIFSTDNGGQTFSGGSNWPLRGRKGTYWEGGVRGIGFVHSPLLKRKRRTSRALVHITDWYPTLVTLAGGSVSEAEGLDGYNVWPAISEGQPSPRMEILHNIDPLYNHAKYGSLEGGFGIWNTAVQASIRVGEWKLLTGDPGYSDWIPPQTLANFPGSWWNLERLADGTRQSVWLFNISADPYEREDLSAQRPDVVRSLLARLAYYNRTAIPVRYPAENPRAHPDFNGGAWGPWVSEEEEEEEEEEAGEGRGRGSHRGRKKCKICKLRSFFRKLNTRLMSNRI, encoded by the exons ATGGCGGTGTCAGCGATCACTGGCTTCTCACTGGTCAGCCTCCTCAGCTTTGGCTACCTTTCGTGGGACTGGGTCAAGCCGGGCCACCAAGCTGATGGGCCTCGGGCCTCTGGGGACAAGCCTGTCCCATCCCCCTCGCAGTctgcctccccacctccacctcacATTATCTTTATCCTCACTGATGACCAAGGCTACCATGATGTGGGCTACCATGGCTCAGACATCCAGACCCCGACCTTGGACAGACTGGCAGCTGAGGGTGTAAAGCTAGAGAACTATTACATCCAGCCCATCTGTACCCCTTCTCGAAGCCAGCTCCTCACTGGCAG GTACCAGATCCACACAGGACTCCAGCACTCAATCATCCGTCCTCGTCAGCCCAGCTGCTTACCCCTTGACCAGGTGACGCTGCCACAAAAGCTGCAGGAAGTGGGCTACTCCACTCATATGGTGGGCAAATGGCATTTAGGCTTCTATAAGAAGGCATGCCTGCCTACCCGACGTGGCTTCGATACCTTCCTGGGCTCATTGACAGGCAACGTGGATTACTACACGTATGATAACTGTGATGGGCCTGGTGTGTGTGGCTATGACCTCCATGAGGGGGAGAGTGTGGCATGGGAGCAGAGTGGCCAGTACTCTACCCTGCTGTATGCCCAGCGTGCCAGTCAGATCTTGGCCAGCCATAGTCCCCGCCAGCCCCTCTTCCTCTATGTAGCCTTTCAGGCTGTGCACACACCACTGCAGTCTCCCCGTGAGTACCTGTATCGCTACCGTACCATGGGCAACGTTTCTCGGCGCAAATATGCTGCCATGGTGACTTGTATGGATGAGGCTGTACGCAATATCACATGGGCCCTGAAGCGCTATGGCTACTATGACAACAGCATCATCATCTTCTCCACTGATAATGGCGGCCAGACGTTTTCAGGAGGAAGCAACTGGCCCCTGAGGGGCCGCAAGGGCACCTATTGGGAAGGTGGCGTGCGTGGCATTGGCTTTGTTCACAGCCCCCTGctcaagaggaagaggaggacaaGTCGGGCCCTGGTGCACATCACTGACTGGTACCCTACACTGGTGACACTGGCTGGGGGCAGTGTGTCTGAGGCAGAGGGGCTGGATGGCTACAATGTATGGCCGGCCATTAGTGAGGGTCAGCCTTCACCTCGCATGGAGATTCTGCACAACATCGACCCCCTCTACAACCACGCCAAGTACGGCTCCCTCGAGGGTGGTTTTGGCATTTGGAACACTGCTGTGCAAGCTTCTATTCGGGTTGGTGAATGGAAGTTGTTGACAGGGGACCCTGGCTACAGTGACTGGATTCCCCCCCAGACTCTTGCCAACTTCCCTGGCAGCTGGTGGAACCTGGAGCGCTTGGCCGATGGCACCCGCCAGTCTGTGTGGCTCTTTAACATCAGTGCTGACCCCTATGAACGCGAAGACCTGTCAGCCCAAAGGCCTGATGTAGTCCGTTCCTTGTTGGCTCGGCTGGCGTATTACAACCGGACGGCTATCCCTGTGCGTTACCCCGCTGAGAATCCTCGGGCCCACCCTGACTTCAATGGGGGTGCCTGGGGTCCATGGGttagtgaggaggaagaggaagaggaagaggaagaggctggggaagggagggggaggggttcTCACCGGGGCAGAAAGAAGTGCAAAATTTGTAAACTTCGCTCTTTTTTCCGCAAGCTCAACACCAGGCTGATGTCCAACCGCATCTGA